In Calliopsis andreniformis isolate RMS-2024a chromosome 6, iyCalAndr_principal, whole genome shotgun sequence, a single genomic region encodes these proteins:
- the Rab3 gene encoding RAS oncogene family member Rab3 isoform X3 gives MPEKQTKSQTGNSARPPVKDSVLELRTRMARMMSIVEITPRNRHPMAGNDPKMQKDAADQNFDYMFKMLLIGNSAVGKTSFLFRYAEDSFTSAFVSTVGIDFKVKTVHRGAKRVKLQIWDTAGQERYRTITTAYYRGAMGFILVYDITNEESFNAVQDWVTQIKNYSNDNSQVILVGNKCDMKDERVISTERGKALADQLGVPFFETSAKENINIKRLR, from the exons ATGCCAGAGAAGCAGACAAAAAGCCAAACTGGAAACTCAGCTAGGCCTCCAGTAAAGGATTCTGTCCTGGAATTGCGAACAAGGATGGCTCGGATGATGTCCATCGTTGAGATTACCCCGCGCAACAGACATCCG ATGGCGGGCAACGATCCCAAAATGCAAAAGGACGCCGCGGACCAAAACTTCGACTATATGTTCAAGATGTTGCTCATCGGCAATTCGGCTGTCGGTAAAACGTCCTTTCTCTTCCGTTATGCAGAGGATTCCTTCACCTCGGCCTTCGTATCGACCGTGGGGATTGATTTTAAGGTGAAAACGGTCCACAGAGGCGCGAAAAGGGTCAAGTTACAGATTTGG GATACCGCAGGTCAAGAAAGATACAGAACAATAACAACGGCCTATTATAGAGGGGCAATGGGCTTCATCTTGGTGTATGACATTACGAACGAAGAGTCATTTAATGCAGTACAAGACTGGGTTACACAGATCAAGAATTACTCAAATGACAATTCTCAAGTAATTCTAGTTGGCAACAAGTGTGACATGAAGGACGAAAGGGTGATTAGCACTGAAAGGGGCAAGGCATTGGCGGATCAGTTGGGTGTGCCGTTCTTTGAAACATCTGCCAAAGAGAATATTAACATTAAG CGACTCAGGTGA
- the Rab3 gene encoding RAS oncogene family member Rab3 isoform X1 encodes MPEKQTKSQTGNSARPPVKDSVLELRTRMARMMSIVEITPRNRHPMAGNDPKMQKDAADQNFDYMFKMLLIGNSAVGKTSFLFRYAEDSFTSAFVSTVGIDFKVKTVHRGAKRVKLQIWDTAGQERYRTITTAYYRGAMGFILVYDITNEESFNAVQDWVTQIKNYSNDNSQVILVGNKCDMKDERVISTERGKALADQLGVPFFETSAKENINIKTVFEVLVDCICEKMRESLDNDPSLIAGGMGQDKGQRLTDQPTNPANTNCNC; translated from the exons ATGCCAGAGAAGCAGACAAAAAGCCAAACTGGAAACTCAGCTAGGCCTCCAGTAAAGGATTCTGTCCTGGAATTGCGAACAAGGATGGCTCGGATGATGTCCATCGTTGAGATTACCCCGCGCAACAGACATCCG ATGGCGGGCAACGATCCCAAAATGCAAAAGGACGCCGCGGACCAAAACTTCGACTATATGTTCAAGATGTTGCTCATCGGCAATTCGGCTGTCGGTAAAACGTCCTTTCTCTTCCGTTATGCAGAGGATTCCTTCACCTCGGCCTTCGTATCGACCGTGGGGATTGATTTTAAGGTGAAAACGGTCCACAGAGGCGCGAAAAGGGTCAAGTTACAGATTTGG GATACCGCAGGTCAAGAAAGATACAGAACAATAACAACGGCCTATTATAGAGGGGCAATGGGCTTCATCTTGGTGTATGACATTACGAACGAAGAGTCATTTAATGCAGTACAAGACTGGGTTACACAGATCAAGAATTACTCAAATGACAATTCTCAAGTAATTCTAGTTGGCAACAAGTGTGACATGAAGGACGAAAGGGTGATTAGCACTGAAAGGGGCAAGGCATTGGCGGATCAGTTGGGTGTGCCGTTCTTTGAAACATCTGCCAAAGAGAATATTAACATTAAG ACGGTGTTCGAAGTACTGGTAGACTGTATATGCGAGAAGATGAGAGAATCCCTTGACAACGATCCTAGTCTGATCGCGGGTGGCATGGGTCAGGATAAGGGTCAACGACTTACCGATCAGCCGACCAATCCAGCGAACACCAATTGCAATTGTTAA
- the Rab3 gene encoding RAS oncogene family member Rab3 isoform X2 translates to MAGNDPKMQKDAADQNFDYMFKMLLIGNSAVGKTSFLFRYAEDSFTSAFVSTVGIDFKVKTVHRGAKRVKLQIWDTAGQERYRTITTAYYRGAMGFILVYDITNEESFNAVQDWVTQIKNYSNDNSQVILVGNKCDMKDERVISTERGKALADQLGVPFFETSAKENINIKTVFEVLVDCICEKMRESLDNDPSLIAGGMGQDKGQRLTDQPTNPANTNCNC, encoded by the exons ATGGCGGGCAACGATCCCAAAATGCAAAAGGACGCCGCGGACCAAAACTTCGACTATATGTTCAAGATGTTGCTCATCGGCAATTCGGCTGTCGGTAAAACGTCCTTTCTCTTCCGTTATGCAGAGGATTCCTTCACCTCGGCCTTCGTATCGACCGTGGGGATTGATTTTAAGGTGAAAACGGTCCACAGAGGCGCGAAAAGGGTCAAGTTACAGATTTGG GATACCGCAGGTCAAGAAAGATACAGAACAATAACAACGGCCTATTATAGAGGGGCAATGGGCTTCATCTTGGTGTATGACATTACGAACGAAGAGTCATTTAATGCAGTACAAGACTGGGTTACACAGATCAAGAATTACTCAAATGACAATTCTCAAGTAATTCTAGTTGGCAACAAGTGTGACATGAAGGACGAAAGGGTGATTAGCACTGAAAGGGGCAAGGCATTGGCGGATCAGTTGGGTGTGCCGTTCTTTGAAACATCTGCCAAAGAGAATATTAACATTAAG ACGGTGTTCGAAGTACTGGTAGACTGTATATGCGAGAAGATGAGAGAATCCCTTGACAACGATCCTAGTCTGATCGCGGGTGGCATGGGTCAGGATAAGGGTCAACGACTTACCGATCAGCCGACCAATCCAGCGAACACCAATTGCAATTGTTAA